The Sporosarcina luteola DNA window CGTAAATATTGAAATAAACGTCAGGCTGTTCATCGGAATAAACCGCAGTAGCCTCCGCCGCTCCGTATCCGACATATCCGACAGCACCGCCCATGAACGGGTATTTTCCATGCTCCGCAATCCGCGGCATGAGTCGTTTCATTAACGAATACAGGTCCCCTTCATGCAAATACGTCTTTCCAGTTGCGTACACGAACTCTTCCAACCGGCCATTCCCGCCTCGATACGCCTTCACGGGATCCACGCCGATAAAAGAATACCGCCCCGACCGCTCATGTTGCGATGAGCTTTCAAATAAATACCGGTGATGCCCCTGTAAACGCCTGAATATGAGAATAGGCGTCAGCGAATCACCTTCAATTTTCTTCTCCGTCACCCGCATACTCATCTTTTCCATCTCAGCTCACCTCTTCTATTATGTTGGTGGTTAATTATCAATCATTTCCCGCTGAATATCGTTCATTTCCCGAAAGTTATCGATCATTTGAATGGAGTTATCGTTCATTTCCCGAGATATATCGATCATTTCCCAAGGTTTATTGTCGTTTTGGGATCTTTTGCCTATCCATCCTCCTTCAATAAAACCTCTTGATTTGTCAAAAGCATTTAGCGCGATAGATTGAGGGTAGATGCACTTTAAGACTTCCGCGATTATCCATGAAAAACAAAAAAGCCCTCTGCAAAAGGACAGAAAAGTCCAGTTGCAGAGGACGGATTACCCGCGTTGCCACCTCTAATTGAAGCCATCACAATACAGCTTCCACTCGGCGCGCCTAAAAAGGCACTTCCCGTAACGTGGGAAAAGCGTCCGCCCAAAAAGGCGGCTCTCATAAGTCCATTCACACCAGCCGCGAATCAGTTTCCACCACCCACTGACTCTCTATCATCGCGATTCAGGCGCTACTCCTCTTATTCAACAATTTCTCAGCTATTCTCATCTAAACTCGGCTCATCTGTTCCTGGGCGGCACCGCTCCCGGCACCTCTACCCGCTCCGAACAAAAAAGTTGTTTTAACCTTACTATTCATTCAACCAATTGTCAACCTTTCGATAATATATGTAATCCGCCGACTTTGTAAACTCGCAGCCCAAGCTGTACAATAGTGGGAAAGAAACTCGAAAAAAGGTGAACCCAATGAGAATTAATAAATATTTAAGCGAAGCCGGCATCGTCTCCCGACGAGGTGCTGATAAATGGATCGAAGACGGGCGCGTCACAATTAACGGCAAGCCCGCTGAACTCGGAAGCAGAGTTGAGCAAGGGGATGAAGTCTATGTCGACGGCAAACCCGTGAAAACCGAAGAGCAGCTCGTCTATATCGTTCTCAATAAACCCGTCGGCATTACAAGCACAACCGAACGCCACATCGAAGGGAATGTCGTCGATTTCGTCAACCACCCGCTCCGCATCTTCCATATCGGGCGGCTCGACAAAGACTCGGATGGCTTGCTTCTTCTAACGAATGACGGCGACATCGTGAATGAAATCCTACGCGAAGAACACGGCCACGAAAAAGAATATATCGTCACCGTCGACCGCCCGCTCACAAAGGAATTCATTCACAAAATGGAATCCGGCGTCGAAATCCTCGATACAGTAACGAAACCATGCAAAGTGAAACAACTGGGCCCCCGCAAATTCAACATCACGTTGACACAAGGCCTGAATCGCCAAATCCGCCGCATGTGCTCCGCACTCGGCTACAATGTCCGACGCCTCCAGCGCACACGGATCATGAACATCCATCTCGGTAACTTACCGATAGGACAATGGCGCGACTTGACAGATAAGGAACAAAAGGAAATGTTTCAAATGCTTGATTATGAGCCGAAAAGGTGAAGATAACCATGATAATACCAATAAAAGGCGATACATATTGTGCTAGTACAATATGTATCGCCTTTTATTACATGCATCCATTATTATTACAGAGTGTTTCAATCCTGTTATAAATATTAAAAAAGACCGCATACTGTTTCTTTTTCGCTTGATTAACTTTATAATGCGCACTAGATGATTTTTTAGTGAAAATCATACTTCTAGCTTAAGGGAGGAGATCGATTATGAAAAAAATGATGATTACATTAATAACCGGTCTATTGGCCGTTGTTTTAGTAGCATGCGGAGGAAATGAAGAAAGTACAGAAGCCCCAAATGATGATAAAGCAAAAACAGCGGAAACCGATCAGCAGAAGGAACAGCAAAAGCAAATGGAAGAAATGCAAAAGAAATTAGAAGAACAGCAAGTAGATGAAAATAAAACTGTTGCCATAGTGAATGATAAAGAAATTTTAGGAAGCGACTTCAATGCCGCTCTAGCATCTATACAAGGACAAATGCAGCTAACGGGACAAGATCCGTCCTCTAAAGAAGCTGCAGAGCAGGCAAAAACCCAAACAATTGACAGCTTGGTCGGGCAAACTCTTCTTCTTCAAGAGGCAGATAAAAAAAGCTATAAAGTCTCAGAAGAAGATATTAATAAGCAATTGGACGAAATAAAGAAACAGTTTAAAACAGAAAAAGAACTCAAAGCAGTTCTTAAAGAATCTGGCATGGATATGAAAACACTTAAAACTAAAATAGCTGACGATATTAAAATTAAAAAGTACGTTGAGAAAGAAGTGCCGGCTGGCAAAATAACCGATGAAGAAATTCAACAAATGTATGATCAATATGCGGAACAAGGAAAAAGCACTGGACAAGAAGTTCCAAAGCTTGAAGAAATAAAACCCCAAATAGAACAATCTCTTCATCAGCAAAAACAGCAGGAAAAACTCGCTCTGCAGGTTGAAGAGTTAAAGAAAAATGCGACCATTGACATAAAGATTTAAGATGTACACACATAAATGAAACAGCTCAATGGGCATTGACAAATGCCCATTCAAACGAAAAAGAAGATGAATCTCTACAAAATATAGTGTTCATCTTCTTTTTTATTCACTATATTTCGTGTCTTTATTTGAGGCTCTTTAGATTGATCATTTTTTCAAAATGGATTCCTCTTTTGTGCTGTGAACGTTCATGCCGTTGCTGTAACCGACTTCCCTTTTTTCACAAACCTCTTCTCAAAACTCAATCCCAAATAAGCCACACCCAAAAGGAAAACCGTGCCTCCGAGCAGCATAGCGCAGCCCATATACACACTAATTGTCGGATCGTTCAGTAGCGTCATGATTTCCCCATTGACGATTTTCGGTATGTTTACATAAAGGAACGGTGAGTACTGGGCGAAATCGTCCAATTTCCAGCTCAACAAATTACCTGCTCCACTGATCAATCCAGTCAGTGCATATACCACTAGCGGCTGCCGCATGAAGAGTCCTATTACATTCGTCAGCGCGAGGAGGAACAATGCGACACAGACATAAAGCAAAAGTGCATAGAGCAAGTACTCACCCAAAGGAAGAAATTTGTACCCACCCTCGAATGCTCGCTGCCCTGTAAAATCAAACGATTGAAATTCTTGTCTGCTATGATAATGCAGTATCGGATACATCCAGTCGCCGAACCGGTTGAACACCGTCCCAACCAACACAGCGAGCAAGAACACCCCAATTGCGCTTCCTATTGCAACGATTGAACCGAAAAGCACTTTCCCAAGGAAAAGGGATCGCTTTGTAATCGGCAGCGTCTCCAACAGATGTAGTGTCGGCCTCTTTCCGCGCTCGCCGGAAAAGCCCGCGCCTACAAGTAGCAGGAATAGAAGCAAGGGAATGAAATACAGATAGTCACGGAAATACATATATAACGAAAACAATCCGCTATGGTCCACTTTCCGGTTCCTCATTTCATCCGCTTTCTTCTCCTTCCGGTTCTCCGCTTTCCACTGGTCATGGATGTTTGGAATATAAGTGCCCGCAAAGACCGGTTGGATAGCATGCTCTTTCATCCATTCTTTTTGCGCAATCGCGGTTTCGTAGCCGAAAATGGTATACGGGCTATAATTATGCTTTTTCATCTCTATCAAGTTCTCGAGATATCGATGGTCATTGAACAAATGATAATCGTAAAACAGAGCCCATTCACGCTTTTCATAGCCATCCAACGCGCGTTCGGCTAGCGCCGCTTCTTCGCGGGCGCCCTCTATATAACCAAGATAAGTATCAATATTTTGGCCATAGATGAAATCTCCATCTTCGCCCTTCGCATTTGATTCAGCAACGAGCTTCTCAAATGCCTGAATGGCTTCCTTATAGTAAGGAATGATTTCCGACTCTGTCCTCTCTACTAGGGACGTTAAGCCGCCAAGGGATTCGTTCTCCTTCTCCCTCACCTGCTCCGCAAAATAGAAATAGCCGACAATAACCGCTATCGATAAGACAATTAAGGACTGCCCAACAAGCCCCCTTCGCCTCGATTTACGCCATTCGAACAAACCATTATTCCAAACAGAGCGGAGCTGTTTCGTCCTTCCTTTGCGGTATGGTTTTAGTTTATCAGTCGTTTTGAATAAACCACGTTCCCCTTCCCGTAGACGACCCGTTACGATAAACAACGTTGCACTCCATAAAAGCGCTGAAACGGCATATACCCATATCGGATGGACCGGCATTTCCGTCAGAAACTGATGTGCGCGGAAAAACTGAAAAGGATTCCAAGGTGTCTGCACAATAGGCAGCGTGTCCGTCAGCACGACACCGACCATCGTGACAAAGCCCGTCAGCATGATCGTGGAAAATGAGCTTCTTAATTGCGTGCCAATCATAAGTGACAAAGCAAAAAGGAATGACCCCGCTCCAAAAAATATGACTGTCACGTTCAACAAATGCTGCCAAACGGGAATAATGGCGAAAGAATCACCCGTCTCCAGGAACTGCGGATATGACAAATCATTAAAGGCATCTCCAAAAATATTCGGAATCGCCCATCCGCCAATCGCTATGACAGATAAAAAGAAAATCATCACAACTAACAAACCCGCATATTTTGCTAGCAGCAACTTCCACCTGCGAAGGGGCTGCGTTCTTAACGTCAACAATGTTTGCTGCTCTTTCTCGGATGTGTAGGCGTTTCCGAAAAGAAGCAACAGCAGTAAAAGCCCTGCCGGACCTAGTAAAATGGGAGCAATCTTGCTCATTTGCAAGGCCGGCGATACTGGATATGTTTCATTGGCATAGGGCAGCCCGCGTTCCATTAAATAGGCATTCTTTTCGATAGCCTTTTCCCTCTCCACACCCATTAAGGCGGTGAAGGTTCCACCCGCTTCTTCGTATTTCGCTAAATTTAAGAGGAAGTCATTCTCGATTTGCGGTATTTCATCCCAACGCTTCCCATAGATGGCGCTTTTCCATTGAAAGATGGCTGTCGACATGACGTTCAAGCTGTCGAATTGCTTCGCTTGCTCCTCAGTCAATTTATTCTCCCGGTCCAACGGCAAAAGTTCCGCGTATAATTGATCGGTTTTCAGGACTACAGAAAAGAGGTTTTCCTCAGCCTCTTTCGCCATAAGATCTTGCTCTATTGTATTTTGGTAATACATCCAGCCTATGCATAAAAGCACTACCACCAATAACCAAATCAGCTTCTTCTGCCGCCAAATCTTCTTAAGCTCAAACTTCAACAAGCTCATTGGCCTTCTTCTCTTCCGTGAAGATTTTCCGGTAGCGCTCCTCGGAACCGAACACTTTCTTCTCGATATCGTCAATGACAATCTGCTCTTGATCCAATAAATAGAACACACGGTCAAGCCCTACATCTTTCCGGTACAGATGCAGTCGCCCATCCACTACCTCGACAGGTATGCCCACTGCGGCCAATACCTTTTCCCCCTTCACGACATCGTTAACAGCAATCTGATAACGTACTTGCTCAAATTCCGCCATGTTTTCCTGAATCAAATTCCCCTTCTTCAGGAATAAAATCGATGACGTCACCCGGTCGATTTCCGCTAGATTGTGAGAGGACAGTAAAATAGCTGTCCCTTCTTCACGCAATGAGAGCAGCAAATTACGTACCCGGATTGCGCTCGTCGGGTCAAGTCCGTTCAACGGCTCATCCAAAATCATCAGCTTCGGCTTGTTCACGACAGCCATTGCGAGCAGCAGATGCTGTTTCATTCCAAGCGAGTAATTCTTCACTTTCTTATTCAAATAACTCGTAATGCCAATTCGTTCAGCCGTGTCCAACAATTGCTTCTTTGACAGTCCCTGCACATCGCAGATGAATTGCAGATGATCGTACCCTGTCAAATAATCGTAGAGCACCGTATTGTCCTGCATAAACGAAATTTCACGGAAAATATTCGGATCCCGATTGCTCTTCCCAAGAACCTTCACTTCCCCTTTGTCCGCAGGCAGCAAATTTGTAATGATGTTCATCAACGTCGACTTCCCCGACCCATTCGGTCCCACAAGCGCAATGATCTGCGGCTCCTCGATATCAAACGTAATCCCTTTTAGCACCTGCTCCTTGCCATATGATTTGTGCACGTCTTTAATAGATAAAATCATGCTTCACATTCCCCCCAAATAATTCTCCATCCAGTTATATCCATTTTACTACACTCCTGCATTAATTAACAGATAATAATGATTTTTACAAACCCGCGAAAAAATAATCCACCCTAGTGTAATTACAGGGTGGACTGCCATTGATTATTAGAATCTATGTTAACTGGATTTCAACAAATTCTGTGCATGCATACAGTCCAAAAGGTCTTTCACAGCAACTTCCCCCGCATGAATCCATCTGTTTTTATTGATAATCTTCCCGTCCTTGTCAATTGGCTGCTGGAATTGACTAAATCCAGTCGCATCCAATAATGAATCACCGTCCCGATCGAGACCGATATGGACGACATGCTTGATGATGTAAGGAGTGCCGAATTTAATGGACGCTTCGTAATCGTCCAGCTGGCCTTCCGTAACGAAAAAGGGAATTCGGATATAGATGGTCTCGCCGCCTTCTTGGCACAGGATATGATCGAAGCATCCCCTGTCATAATCCCAATTTCCACCTATATGGTAGCCGAGTTCCCGGATGCAGTCGCTCACAATACCGAAAGAAGCAGTCTGCCCTTCCAGCTCCGTTTGTAATTTCAACATGATTTCTCCTCCTCTGAATGGTTCTTTTGTCAGCATTCACAAAAGGAGGCGGAGACATACTAACGAAATAGGCAGATTACCATTCGTACTTAACGGCTATACTTTTGAAGAAGTCAATTTCAATAAATGGAGGAAGAGGATTTGACAACGATACATAACACGCAAGCACATTCAGATAACAGAGTAACATTTGCGCGTCGAAACATTTGGTCGGGCATTTTGTTTGGATTAGGATTTGTTGCATTTCTTGATGAGACATTGTTCCATCAGCTGCTCCATTGGCATAAGTTTTACGATAAATCGACTGTCGCGGTCGGTCTTGTATCGGATGGGCTGTTTCACGCATTCAGCTGGTTTGCGACTGTCGGTGGCTTATTCCTCGTTGCCGATCTACGGAGGCGAAATGCACTATGGCATAAGATGTTTTGGGGAGGAAAGTTGCTGGGCGGCGGGGCTTTCCAGCTCTATGACGGCACCATCCAGCATAAGATCATGCGCATCCATCAAATTCGATACAATGTCGATATTTTACCGTATGACCTCGTCTGGAATATTTCTGCGGCCATCATGATTGCTGTTGGTATCGGTTTGATTGTAAGTGCGAGACGCGACAAGCGTATAGGTAAAGGAGCGTTTTCTCATGCATGATGCACATAGTATTGAGCATCATTTTCTACTGACCGATCTGCTTTTTGGAATTCCTGCTCTGCTTGCGGTCGGGTTATATATCGGGGCAGTGGTTCTTACAAATAGACGGGGACGACTTCGTAAATGGCCTGGGCTCCGCACACTTTCTTTTGTAGCAGGTGTGCTTTTTGCAGCAGCGGCATTGGTCGGCCCGCTCGTACGTCAATCCCATGCCGATTTTACAGCTCACATGGCAGGGCATTTACTGCTTGGTATGCTCGCCCCGCTTCTCATTGCACTCGCTGCGCCTATGACATTAGTATTGCGCACGTTAAATGTCCACTTGGCAAGAAAGCTCAGCCGACTGTTGCAAAGTTTGTTTGTTGGTTTCTTCACTCACCCGGTCGTTGCTTCCATCTTAAACATCGGCGGACTGTGGCTTCTCTATACGACCGATTTATATGCGGCGATGCATTCGAATTTTTTGCTCCACATCATTGTTCACATCCACGTCTTTCTTGCCGGTTATTTATTCACGATATCTTTGGTTTATATCGATCCCGTCTTCCACCGTTTCAGTTACACGTACAGGACTGTCGTCTTCATCTTGGCGCTTGCCGGCCATGGCATCCTGTCAAAATTCATTTATGCGTATCCACCGGCGGGAGTCCCGGTAGAACAGGCAAGGGTCGGTGCCATGCTGATGTATTATGGCGGAGATACAGTCGATTTGCTGCTGATCTTCATCCTGTTCAAGCACTGGTATCAATCGGTTCGTCCTCGCAAACTTGTTTCAACGGTAGGGAAAGCAGTGTAGCTGCTTATCGGGGGAGCCTTTTTGATTTTATCGGTCATTTCCGGGGAGTTATCGGTCAAGTTCACAAAGTTATCGGTCACCTGCTGGGAGTTATCGATCACTTCGGCAGAGTTATCGGTCACTTCCCAAGAGTTATCGTCATTTCGCGACCTTTTACCCAGCCAAAAAAACTGCTAATCTTCATTGGCAAAGGATTGCCCTCTCTACTATTTCCACTCTTCTTATGTCATAGTAATAATGGGAATATTTCTATTAATGGGGGTTTGAGAATGGAGAGATTAATGAAGTTACGCAACGGATTTGATGACTTGGGAATCGACGGGATGCTTATTACGGATCCGTATAACCGAAGATACTTAACGGATTTCACCGGAACTGCGGGGACAGTGCTTGTTTCAAAGTCAGAGGCGTTTTTATTGGTTGATTTCCGTTATACCAGCCAGGCGAATGCGCAAGTGACGAATTTTACCGTGAAGGAAATCGATCGCGCCATCATTTATAAGGAGATTTCAACGCTTGCGGAAAGTTTGGGAATCAATAAGCTAGGATTTGAACAACAGCACCAATCCTACTTGTATTACTCCCAGCTTTCGAAGGAAATAAAGGCGGAGCTTGTGCCTGTCTCAAATGTCGTTGAAAAGCTACGGATGATTAAAAACGAATCTGAAATGGCTATTTTGAAGATAGCTGCAGAAATTGCAGATTCCGCATTCAAGCATATTTTGACCTTCATTAAGCCAGGCCGCACAGAGATTGAAATCGCGAATGAATTGGAATTCCATATGAGAAAATTGGGCGCGACGTCTTCCTCGTTCGATATGATCGTCGCATCCGGCGTACGTTCTGCATTGCCGCATGGAGTGGCGAGTGACAAGGTTTTGGAGCAAGGGGATATGGTGACGCTTGATTTTGGCGCTTATTACAAAGGATATTGCTCCGACATGACAAGAACAGTTGCAGTCGGCGAGCCTGATCCGAAGCTGAAGGACATCTATTCGATTGTGCATGCTGCTCTTGAAAATGCGCTGGCGGGCATCAAGGCGGGCATGACCGGAAAAGAAGCTGATGCATTGACCCGTGATTTGATCAGCG harbors:
- a CDS encoding ABC transporter permease subunit, translating into MSLLKFELKKIWRQKKLIWLLVVVLLCIGWMYYQNTIEQDLMAKEAEENLFSVVLKTDQLYAELLPLDRENKLTEEQAKQFDSLNVMSTAIFQWKSAIYGKRWDEIPQIENDFLLNLAKYEEAGGTFTALMGVEREKAIEKNAYLMERGLPYANETYPVSPALQMSKIAPILLGPAGLLLLLLLFGNAYTSEKEQQTLLTLRTQPLRRWKLLLAKYAGLLVVMIFFLSVIAIGGWAIPNIFGDAFNDLSYPQFLETGDSFAIIPVWQHLLNVTVIFFGAGSFLFALSLMIGTQLRSSFSTIMLTGFVTMVGVVLTDTLPIVQTPWNPFQFFRAHQFLTEMPVHPIWVYAVSALLWSATLFIVTGRLREGERGLFKTTDKLKPYRKGRTKQLRSVWNNGLFEWRKSRRRGLVGQSLIVLSIAVIVGYFYFAEQVREKENESLGGLTSLVERTESEIIPYYKEAIQAFEKLVAESNAKGEDGDFIYGQNIDTYLGYIEGAREEAALAERALDGYEKREWALFYDYHLFNDHRYLENLIEMKKHNYSPYTIFGYETAIAQKEWMKEHAIQPVFAGTYIPNIHDQWKAENRKEKKADEMRNRKVDHSGLFSLYMYFRDYLYFIPLLLFLLLVGAGFSGERGKRPTLHLLETLPITKRSLFLGKVLFGSIVAIGSAIGVFLLAVLVGTVFNRFGDWMYPILHYHSRQEFQSFDFTGQRAFEGGYKFLPLGEYLLYALLLYVCVALFLLALTNVIGLFMRQPLVVYALTGLISGAGNLLSWKLDDFAQYSPFLYVNIPKIVNGEIMTLLNDPTISVYMGCAMLLGGTVFLLGVAYLGLSFEKRFVKKGKSVTATA
- a CDS encoding YugN family protein, coding for MLKLQTELEGQTASFGIVSDCIRELGYHIGGNWDYDRGCFDHILCQEGGETIYIRIPFFVTEGQLDDYEASIKFGTPYIIKHVVHIGLDRDGDSLLDATGFSQFQQPIDKDGKIINKNRWIHAGEVAVKDLLDCMHAQNLLKSS
- a CDS encoding cytochrome c oxidase assembly protein → MHDAHSIEHHFLLTDLLFGIPALLAVGLYIGAVVLTNRRGRLRKWPGLRTLSFVAGVLFAAAALVGPLVRQSHADFTAHMAGHLLLGMLAPLLIALAAPMTLVLRTLNVHLARKLSRLLQSLFVGFFTHPVVASILNIGGLWLLYTTDLYAAMHSNFLLHIIVHIHVFLAGYLFTISLVYIDPVFHRFSYTYRTVVFILALAGHGILSKFIYAYPPAGVPVEQARVGAMLMYYGGDTVDLLLIFILFKHWYQSVRPRKLVSTVGKAV
- a CDS encoding ABC transporter ATP-binding protein, whose product is MILSIKDVHKSYGKEQVLKGITFDIEEPQIIALVGPNGSGKSTLMNIITNLLPADKGEVKVLGKSNRDPNIFREISFMQDNTVLYDYLTGYDHLQFICDVQGLSKKQLLDTAERIGITSYLNKKVKNYSLGMKQHLLLAMAVVNKPKLMILDEPLNGLDPTSAIRVRNLLLSLREEGTAILLSSHNLAEIDRVTSSILFLKKGNLIQENMAEFEQVRYQIAVNDVVKGEKVLAAVGIPVEVVDGRLHLYRKDVGLDRVFYLLDQEQIVIDDIEKKVFGSEERYRKIFTEEKKANELVEV
- a CDS encoding SurA N-terminal domain-containing protein; its protein translation is MKKMMITLITGLLAVVLVACGGNEESTEAPNDDKAKTAETDQQKEQQKQMEEMQKKLEEQQVDENKTVAIVNDKEILGSDFNAALASIQGQMQLTGQDPSSKEAAEQAKTQTIDSLVGQTLLLQEADKKSYKVSEEDINKQLDEIKKQFKTEKELKAVLKESGMDMKTLKTKIADDIKIKKYVEKEVPAGKITDEEIQQMYDQYAEQGKSTGQEVPKLEEIKPQIEQSLHQQKQQEKLALQVEELKKNATIDIKI
- a CDS encoding DUF2243 domain-containing protein; protein product: MHNTQAHSDNRVTFARRNIWSGILFGLGFVAFLDETLFHQLLHWHKFYDKSTVAVGLVSDGLFHAFSWFATVGGLFLVADLRRRNALWHKMFWGGKLLGGGAFQLYDGTIQHKIMRIHQIRYNVDILPYDLVWNISAAIMIAVGIGLIVSARRDKRIGKGAFSHA
- the rluF gene encoding 23S rRNA pseudouridine(2604) synthase RluF yields the protein MRINKYLSEAGIVSRRGADKWIEDGRVTINGKPAELGSRVEQGDEVYVDGKPVKTEEQLVYIVLNKPVGITSTTERHIEGNVVDFVNHPLRIFHIGRLDKDSDGLLLLTNDGDIVNEILREEHGHEKEYIVTVDRPLTKEFIHKMESGVEILDTVTKPCKVKQLGPRKFNITLTQGLNRQIRRMCSALGYNVRRLQRTRIMNIHLGNLPIGQWRDLTDKEQKEMFQMLDYEPKR
- a CDS encoding M24 family metallopeptidase; the encoded protein is MERLMKLRNGFDDLGIDGMLITDPYNRRYLTDFTGTAGTVLVSKSEAFLLVDFRYTSQANAQVTNFTVKEIDRAIIYKEISTLAESLGINKLGFEQQHQSYLYYSQLSKEIKAELVPVSNVVEKLRMIKNESEMAILKIAAEIADSAFKHILTFIKPGRTEIEIANELEFHMRKLGATSSSFDMIVASGVRSALPHGVASDKVLEQGDMVTLDFGAYYKGYCSDMTRTVAVGEPDPKLKDIYSIVHAALENALAGIKAGMTGKEADALTRDLISEKGYGDYYGHGMGHGIGLYIHEDIFMNPSCELLVEEGMVLTVEPGIYIPGLGGVRIEDDIIVRKDGIEIITKSPKELIIL